The sequence CGTCCAGGGTGCGCACAAAGATCGGAGCGTCGCCCGACAGTCCCAGCCGCATCTCCCGGCCTATCCTCTCGGGGGCGCATTGCTCGACCGGCGGCCGCACGGCGCGCACGAAATCGCGCGAGCCGGGGTCGACAGTGAAGCCGTGCAGCTCGGCGGCGAAGCGCGGAAGGCGCAGGGCCCTCAGAGGGTCCTCCCTCAATCTGTCGGGCGGACTGCCGTTGAAGCGGAGCAGCCTGTCCCTTATGTCGTCCAGTCCGCTCCCGGCGCGGACTATCTCGCCGGTCGCGCGCATGGCGAGGGCGTTGACGGTGAAGTCGCGCCTGGCCAGCTCGCCCTCGAGGGAGCCTGCGTAGGAGACGACCTCGCACGAGCCCCCCTCGCAGGGGACGAGGAAGACCCGCTTGCCCTCAGGGCCGACGGCCCTCCCTTTCGGGAATAGAGAGGCCAGCTCCTCGTGACGCGCGGAGGTGGCTATGTCCAAGTCACCGACCTCGCGGCCCAGCAGGATGTCGCGCACGGCGCCCCCGACCAGAACGGCTTCGAAGCCCTCTGACTCGATCCTCCTCGCCAGTTCGAAGCCGCGGGCCGCGCGGTCGTTCATCTCCTGTCCTCGGGGACCTCGTCCAACGGCCTGCCGTAGAGCATCACCATGCCGTTGGGCTTCAGCCTGGTCTTGTAACCGACGAAGCCGGCCTCCATCACCTTGGGGTGGTAGTCGAAGTTGCGGAGCAGCACCTGCTTGCGACCCCTGGTGCTGACGGGGATGGACCTCCTGAGGTTCTTGTAGAGAACGAAGCGGTTGTGCCCTCCGTACTTCTTCTTGAAGTCGACCGCGATGAAACCGCACTTCAGCACGTTCCTCAGGCTGAATACGTTCCTGGGGGAAACGGTTGTGTACAGATGGTACCTGTTGGGATACATGAGGCTCTCTATGTGAAGATAAGTGAAAAACTGTATGTAGTTTCCCCTGAACGCCTTGTCGGTCACGCAGAAGTCCATGACAGCCACGTTGTCGATCTCCTCCGGGTCCAGCTTCAGATCCTCGACCGCATCCTCCAGGTCCCCCTTCACGTAGGAGACCGACCTGAGCGCGATTATCCTCCCCTCGGCGTAGACCCCTATGGCCAGCCCCTCGCCCATGACGCTCTCGGCGATGGTGTTGTCCTCGCAGAAGATGTCCGCGTCGCCGATCTGGTCGGATATCCTCTTGTGGAACTCCACGGCCTCCTCTATGTCGTCCTCCGCCAGCCCGCGCATGGTGCAGAGGATTGGGGCAACGTAGCCCAGGCCTCTCTTCTGCAGAAAAAATTGCTGTACGTTGATAGGCATAAGATCACCAGCCTTTCTCCGGTTGCGGTGTATTATAATACATGACGGGGCGAAGGGAGACGAAAACGTGAAAAATAACCCTTTTCACACGCAGATATAGATAGGAGATGACGCCGTGAGAAAGACCATTGGCATACCACTGCTCTTCCTGCTGCTGGGCGCGGCGGCCTTCCTGGCGTCCACCCTGGCGGTGAACGGGCAGCCGACATTTTGGGACGATCCGCCGAAGGAGGAGCTTGCGCCGGAGAGGCTGGACACGGCGCCTCCCCCCGAGGATACGCCGGAGGAGACGCCCGATCCGAGGGAGTCCTACATCTCCGTCCCGATATTCACTACGGCGGACGAGGCGGCCGGGATGCTGGAGGCAGCCCTGGTCAACCCTCTCTACGACGTGAAGGACGAGGTGATCGACAGGAGCTTCGGCGAGTCGAGGGCCGACCTGCTGCTGGAGAAGACCGGCAGGGTGGGAGTGTCGTTCGCCGAGGGCGCGGCGGGCTTCTCCCTGCCATTTCGCTTCTCGTCGATAGTCTCGTGGAGGGGGGAGATACTGGGGATATCGTCCAGCGCGCGCAAGGAGATCATGGGCGCGGGCAGGCTGCACCTCGACCTGTCGCCAGCCTTGGAGGAGGACTGGAGGCTGAAGCTGAACGGCGCCGCCAGGCTTGAGTGGACCAGCTCCCCCACCCTGAACATACTGGGCCAGGAGATCGGCATAGCCTCCCTGCTGACCGACCTGTTCAACAGGCGGTCGGGGGATCTGCTGGCGAGCGCGGAGGAGGAGATCAACCGCTCCGCTCGCATAAGGGAGCATGCCGAGAAGGAGTGGGAAGGGCTGTTCGAGCCGATAAGGCTGAGCGAGGACCCTGACCTCTGGCTCTCCGTGACGCCGATCTCGCTGGCGATGCCGCCATTCTCCGCCAGGGACGGGAAGCTGACCGCGACGGCGGGGCTGAAGTGCCTGCTGTCGATCACGGCGGAGAGGCCGGGCGAGCGGATGCCCTCCCCCCTGCCGGGGCTGGAGGCGATGGGGCCCAACATGGAGCCGGGCGTGCTGCTGAACGTGGAGAGTATCATCTCCTACGCCGCGCTGGGCGACTACGTCACCTCGATGGAGATGCCGGAGATCGACATACCGGGCGGAAGCGTCACAGTGAACCGGGTGGAGTTCTTCGGCCGGGGGGAGAGCCTCGTCGCCGAGGCGGACATATCGGGCAGGGGGCCGGGAGGTGCGGTCGAGGGGAAGATCTACATCATGGGAAGGCCGGTCTACTCCCGAGATGACGAGGTCGTCCGGATGGAGGACGCGGATTTCGAGGAAAAAACGAACAGCGCCCTGGCGAAGGCGGCGGCGTGGCTGGCAAGGCCCGCGCTTCTCAAAGAGATGACGGAGAGGATGGTCTGGCCGCTGGGCGAGCTTCGCGAGAGGACCGCCGAGTCGCTGTCCGACATGCTGAAGGAGCGCTGGATAGCCGACGACGTGATGATGGAGGGAGATCTCTCCAACCTGTCGCTGGAGGGGCTGTCGGTGGGGGCGGACGGGCTGCGCCTGTCGCTGACGATGGGAGGCGGGGTCTCGCTGCGATACGGGGAGGGGCGGGCCAAGAAGGGCCTTTAGGCGCGGCGGCGTTTGACATTGTCCGGCTCAGTTCATATACTTTTCAAGGTTTCAAATCGACCTGGAATATCAGGCCGAAATATCAAAGCAAAGGAGTTGCATGGGATGAAAAGATTTAGCCTGTTGTGCGCGCTTGCGGTGGTAATGGCGCTGCTGGTCGCTGGGGCGGCCGCGGCGGAGACGGTGACGGTCTACACGACTCTGGAGGAGATGCACGCGAAGGAGCTGTTCGACGCCTACGAGAAGGAGACCGGCATCAAGGTCGACTGGGTCCGCCTGACCTCGGGAGAGGCGGTCGCTCGCCTTGAGGCGGAGAAGGCCACTCCCAGGGTGTCGATCTGGGTGGGCGGCGTCGGCACCCTGCACATCGACGCGAAGAACAAGGGGCTGACCGCTCCTTACAACTCCAGGGCCGCGTCGTCGATCCCGGAGAAGTTCCGCGATCCCGAGCAGTACTGGATCGGCCTTTACGTCGGGCCCATCGCCTTCGGCATGAATATCGACCGGGCCAAGGAGCTCGGCCTGTCGATGCCCCTCTCCTGGGCCGACATAGTCAAACCGGAATTCGAGAAGCTTGCCCGAGTGGCCAACCCGGGGACGTCCGGCACGGCGTACAATATGATCACCACCCTGATCCGCATCGCCGACGACGACGAGGACAAGGCGTTCGAGTTCCTGAGGGAGCTGGACCGCAGCATCGACCAGTACACCAAGTCCGGATCGGCGCCGGGCAAGAGCTGCGCGATCGGCGAGATCCCCGTGGCTATCGGCTACCTGCACGACCTCATCAAGCTCCAGGTGCAGGGAGCGCCGCTTGAGA comes from Synergistaceae bacterium and encodes:
- a CDS encoding ABC transporter substrate-binding protein is translated as MKRFSLLCALAVVMALLVAGAAAAETVTVYTTLEEMHAKELFDAYEKETGIKVDWVRLTSGEAVARLEAEKATPRVSIWVGGVGTLHIDAKNKGLTAPYNSRAASSIPEKFRDPEQYWIGLYVGPIAFGMNIDRAKELGLSMPLSWADIVKPEFEKLARVANPGTSGTAYNMITTLIRIADDDEDKAFEFLRELDRSIDQYTKSGSAPGKSCAIGEIPVAIGYLHDLIKLQVQGAPLEIAVPNDGTGFETAAMSMVKDGPDPVNGKKLYDWVLGQSAMDIVASWFVIPLSSKASPVDTGFSFEKMVLVNQDDVWDAANKERLLDRWNREIGDLR
- a CDS encoding DUF4403 family protein, whose amino-acid sequence is MRKTIGIPLLFLLLGAAAFLASTLAVNGQPTFWDDPPKEELAPERLDTAPPPEDTPEETPDPRESYISVPIFTTADEAAGMLEAALVNPLYDVKDEVIDRSFGESRADLLLEKTGRVGVSFAEGAAGFSLPFRFSSIVSWRGEILGISSSARKEIMGAGRLHLDLSPALEEDWRLKLNGAARLEWTSSPTLNILGQEIGIASLLTDLFNRRSGDLLASAEEEINRSARIREHAEKEWEGLFEPIRLSEDPDLWLSVTPISLAMPPFSARDGKLTATAGLKCLLSITAERPGERMPSPLPGLEAMGPNMEPGVLLNVESIISYAALGDYVTSMEMPEIDIPGGSVTVNRVEFFGRGESLVAEADISGRGPGGAVEGKIYIMGRPVYSRDDEVVRMEDADFEEKTNSALAKAAAWLARPALLKEMTERMVWPLGELRERTAESLSDMLKERWIADDVMMEGDLSNLSLEGLSVGADGLRLSLTMGGGVSLRYGEGRAKKGL
- a CDS encoding CCA tRNA nucleotidyltransferase, which codes for MNDRAARGFELARRIESEGFEAVLVGGAVRDILLGREVGDLDIATSARHEELASLFPKGRAVGPEGKRVFLVPCEGGSCEVVSYAGSLEGELARRDFTVNALAMRATGEIVRAGSGLDDIRDRLLRFNGSPPDRLREDPLRALRLPRFAAELHGFTVDPGSRDFVRAVRPPVEQCAPERIGREMRLGLSGDAPIFVRTLDDCGLAGLLEPLVGVRASPAVIVRALERLDTGAEPLVRRAAALALFRGWADSPGREGEGVRTVLARWGWPSAVVARVTLLVRKRSAFGRGDARREAVSLLLDHGWEFCLSLASVLEEVLGSDRAALLRATAASLLPRMATLKERIPSGDELMEHLSLREGPLVGRILRELSEEHLLRDFPSRERALKAAELLAKDHKEG